A segment of the Panacibacter ginsenosidivorans genome:
TACAATCCTGCACGTGCATGGGCTGCAGCGTTAGCGGCAGGCTGCACACTCGTTACAAAAGGATCTGAATTTACTGCATCATCCACTAATTGCCTTGTAAAGGCATTGGCAGAAGCGGGTTTACCTGCCGGAGTATTGAATAATATTAATGGTGATGCGGCCATAATAGGTGATGAATTTTTAAGTAATCCTGTCGTTAAGAAAATAAGTTTTACCGGCAGCACAAGAGTTGGAAAAATATTAATGGATGGGGCATCCAAAACAAACACGAAGCTTTCATTAGAGCTTGGTGGCAACGCACCTGTTATTATTAATCATGATGTGAATGTAGAAGCATTGGCTGTATCATCTGTTACAGCAAAACTGCGTAATGCAGGCCAGGTATGCGTTGCACCACAACGCTTCTTTGTTCATGCATTTGTGTATGATCAGTTTGTTGCCATTGCATCAGATGCTATTAAAAATATTAAAGTTGGTTATGGTTGGGAAAAAGATACCAATATGGGGCCTTTGATCAATCAACGCCAGCAACAGCAGGTGCTTGAAATCATTAACCACGCTAAACATGCCGGTGCAAAAGCTGCAGCAGCAAATGCCCCTTCAGATAAAGGTTGGTTCGTTCCTCCTACCCTGCTTACAAATGTTGATGAAACAACAGAGGCCGTAAATAAAGAAATATTTGGCCCTGTAATGCCCATCATAAAATGGGAACATAAAAATGATGTAATTGAATGGGCCAACAACACACCTTACGGTTTAGCTTCTTATGTATGGACGAACAATATCAACGATGCATTTTTATTTTCCGAATCCTTAGAGTTTGGAATGGTGGGTATTAATGAATGGGCGCCGCATGCAACAGAAGCGCCTTTCGGTGGATGGAAACAAAGTGGTATTGGTCATGAAAGCGGCAGCGAAGGGTTGTTTGAATACATGGAAAAGAAATTGATCAGTTGGGGTGGGTTATGATGAGTGATAGGAAAGCGTACAAGTGAGTGACACAACGATGCATCATAGCAGTACAATAGTCGGTAACAAAACTATAAACGAATAAATGGATTACGGCGCACTTGCACTTATACCTCCGCTTGTTGTAATTGTACTTGCAATTTTATTGCGTGCTTCATTTGAAGCATTATTGATTGGTTGCATTACCGGTTTCATCATTATTTCTGTACATGACAACAGTAATTTTTTTACAGATTTTATTGCAACATTTTACAAGGTGATGGAGGATGAAAGTACCGTATGGGTAATACTTGTCTGTGGTTTGTATGGATCACTGATTGGTTTAATGGTGCGCAGTGGCGGTGCTATGAAGTTTGGTGAAGATATGCTGCGGTTAATAAAGTCAAAACGTGCTGCGCTTTTTGGCACATGGTTTTTGGGACTCTTTATTTTCCTGGATGATTACCTGAGTGCCTTAACAGTTGGTATTACCATGAAAAAAATTACAGATCATTTTAAAATACCACGCGAATATCTTGCTTACATTGTAAACACAACAGCTCCTCCATGGTGTGTTATTGTTCCGCTGTCTACATGGACTTTGTTTATCGGTTCGGTTTTGGAAAAATGCAATTTCGCAACAACAGGCCAGGGAAATCATGTATATCTTTCTGTTGTTCCATTTGTAATGTATGGCTGGATTTCTGTGTTACTTATTCCGCTTGTAATACTTGGTGTTATTCCTGTTTTCGGAAGAATGAAAAAAGCACAGGTTCGCGCTGAACTTACAGGTGAAACAATTCCTGGTAAAAGCAAAATGACCTCTTTAAAAATGGAACATTTTGAAACAGAGAAAAAACCAAGTGCTCTTTTTTTTATCCTTCCATTGGCAGTTACACTTATTGCAACATTTGCACTAAACTATGATGCACTAAAAGGGGTGATGATAGGCGTAGCTTTTACATTTATTTATTACCTCTTTATAAAACTTGGCACCTTTCAGCAGATAAGTGAAACGGTTTTTACAGGATTCAACAGTATGGTATATGCACTGGCACTTGTTGTGATCAGTTATATTTTAAAAGAAGTGGGTGATAAAATGGGACTTACGCAATATGTTATCAATGGTGTAAAACCCATGGTTAGTAAAGAATTACTTCCTTTTCTAATTTTCGTATCTATTTCATTGATCACTTATACAACAGGCTCGTCGTGGGGTGTATATGCAGTGGTGATACCGATTGTTATACCATTGGCGCAATCAATAGGATCGAATGTTTTGATGAGCATTGGCGCAGTGATAAGTGCAGGTGTATTTGGGGCAAATGCTTGCCTGTACAGCGATGCAACCATTCTTACTTCACAAAGTACAGAGCTGAATAATCTTGATCATTCATTGTCCCAGTTGCCTTATGCATTGCTTGCTTTTGTATTAACAGCATTGTCGTATGTTGGATTAGGATATTTGATGTAAAGCCCCCAGCCCCCTAAAGGGGAGTGAAGAAATTGAAGTTGAATATTTTTATGGACCGGGCTGCAGTTTTTCATAGCATCATTGTTGCGTCGCACTCTTGTACAGTTAGTTCTTTAACCAACAAACGAAAAATATCTATTTAGACAGATTAGTAGCAAATAAGCTCTATAATCAAATTTTAAAAGCCCCTTTAGGGGTTTCGGGCATCATGTATAAAGAAACATTATCATCAGGAATTATAATTGTTCCCATGCAACAGGAACACGCAGAGCAATTAGAAGCATTGCAAAGAATTGTATTTCCCAATCTTGCAGAAGAAGAATTATTGCATGCAGATCAATATAAGAAGCACGTTGAATTATTTCCGGAAGGACAGTTTGTTGCATTGGATGGTGATAAAGTAATTGCCGCAACCAGTTCTATCCGTTATCATTTTAATTTAAATGATAATGAGCATCATACTTTTTTTGAGATCATGGGTGGTGGCTGGTTCACCACACACGAACCCAACGGTGAATGGTTGTATGGAATGGATGTAAGCGTACATCCTGACTATAGAAGTAAAGGAATTGCAAGAGCATTATACAGGGCAAGACAATACACCTGTAAACAACTTGGATTAAAAGGTCAGATGACTGTCGGTATGCTCAACGGTTATGCTGCTGTTAGTGATCAGATGAATATCGATGAATATTATAAGAAGGTAAAGAATCATGAACTTTTTGACCCCACTGTTTCTGTACAGGAAAAAGTAGGCTTTGAAATAGTTGGATTAATGAAAGATTATTTAAATGATCCAACCTGTGGAAATGCAGGTGCAGTAATAGTTTTAGACGCAGGAAAGGCAATTTGAAAATTTGATGGTTGGAGAATTTGAAAATGCTCAATCATATGCTGAATGTACAAGTGAGTGACACAACGAAGATGCTACCTGTACAAAAGCTGATATCAAAAAAACATACACAAAAAATATAAACGATTCGAAATGTCAACGATCAATCTTGTTACAAGTATCCCCGGCCCAAAAAGTTTGGCCATGCTGGAGAGAAGAA
Coding sequences within it:
- a CDS encoding NAD-dependent succinate-semialdehyde dehydrogenase is translated as MILNYINGEFIQAQSGKTEKLVNPATEEVIDEITWGNINDCKVAIDAANTAFKTWSKTNVYQRSTILKKAADIIRTNVNDYAKDTVMESGKPMAEAKGEWMVAANLFEWFAEEAKRAYGRTIPAIRNDKRMMTIWQPMGVVGVITAWNFPAYNPARAWAAALAAGCTLVTKGSEFTASSTNCLVKALAEAGLPAGVLNNINGDAAIIGDEFLSNPVVKKISFTGSTRVGKILMDGASKTNTKLSLELGGNAPVIINHDVNVEALAVSSVTAKLRNAGQVCVAPQRFFVHAFVYDQFVAIASDAIKNIKVGYGWEKDTNMGPLINQRQQQQVLEIINHAKHAGAKAAAANAPSDKGWFVPPTLLTNVDETTEAVNKEIFGPVMPIIKWEHKNDVIEWANNTPYGLASYVWTNNINDAFLFSESLEFGMVGINEWAPHATEAPFGGWKQSGIGHESGSEGLFEYMEKKLISWGGL
- a CDS encoding Na+/H+ antiporter NhaC family protein, whose product is MDYGALALIPPLVVIVLAILLRASFEALLIGCITGFIIISVHDNSNFFTDFIATFYKVMEDESTVWVILVCGLYGSLIGLMVRSGGAMKFGEDMLRLIKSKRAALFGTWFLGLFIFLDDYLSALTVGITMKKITDHFKIPREYLAYIVNTTAPPWCVIVPLSTWTLFIGSVLEKCNFATTGQGNHVYLSVVPFVMYGWISVLLIPLVILGVIPVFGRMKKAQVRAELTGETIPGKSKMTSLKMEHFETEKKPSALFFILPLAVTLIATFALNYDALKGVMIGVAFTFIYYLFIKLGTFQQISETVFTGFNSMVYALALVVISYILKEVGDKMGLTQYVINGVKPMVSKELLPFLIFVSISLITYTTGSSWGVYAVVIPIVIPLAQSIGSNVLMSIGAVISAGVFGANACLYSDATILTSQSTELNNLDHSLSQLPYALLAFVLTALSYVGLGYLM
- a CDS encoding GNAT family N-acetyltransferase, coding for MQQEHAEQLEALQRIVFPNLAEEELLHADQYKKHVELFPEGQFVALDGDKVIAATSSIRYHFNLNDNEHHTFFEIMGGGWFTTHEPNGEWLYGMDVSVHPDYRSKGIARALYRARQYTCKQLGLKGQMTVGMLNGYAAVSDQMNIDEYYKKVKNHELFDPTVSVQEKVGFEIVGLMKDYLNDPTCGNAGAVIVLDAGKAI